In Lutra lutra chromosome 6, mLutLut1.2, whole genome shotgun sequence, the following are encoded in one genomic region:
- the IER3 gene encoding radiation-inducible immediate-early gene IEX-1 — translation MCHSRSSLPTMTVLRAPTPVSTSPGSRRGSGPEIFTFDPLPEPAVAPAARISASRGHRKRSRRVLYPRVVRRQLPVEDPNPAKRLLFLLLAVIFCQILMAEESVPAPLAPEDAPNGASPAPTPAPLVLEPLNLTSEPSDYALDLSTFLQQHPAAF, via the exons ATGTGTCACTCTCGTAGCTCCCTCCCCACTATGACAGTCCTGCGGGCTCCGACCCCCGTCTCCACCAGCCCCGGATCCCGGCGGGGCTCTGGTCCTGAGATCTTCACCTTCGACCCTCTCCCGGAGCCTGCGGTGGCCCCTGCCGCGCGCATCAGCGCCTCCCGCGGGCATCGGAAGCGCAGCCGTAGGGTCCTCTACCCACGAGTG GTCCGGCGCCAGCTGCCAGTCGAGGATCCAAACCCTGCCAAAAGGCTCCTTTTTCTCCTGCTCGCCGTCATCTTCTGCCAGATCCTGATGGCTGAAGAGAGTGTGCCGGCACCGCTGGCCCCGGAGGACGCCCCCAACGGCGCATCCCCCGCGcccaccccggcgcccctggTCCTCGAGCCCCTTAATCTGACCTCTGAGCCCTCGGACTACGCTCTGGACCTCAGCACTTTTCTACAGCAACACCCGGCCGCCTTCTAA